Proteins from a genomic interval of Mycolicibacterium grossiae:
- a CDS encoding SDR family oxidoreductase, giving the protein MGLLDGRAVIVTGAGGGIGRAHALAFAAEGARVVVNDIGVGLDGSPAGGGSAAQSVVDEITAAGGQAVTSGANVADWAQAEGLIQTAIDAFGALDVLVNNAGIVRDRMFANTSEEEFDAVTAVHLKGHFATMRHAAAYWRAESKAGNTRDARIVNTSSGAGLQGSVGQANYSAAKAGIAALTLVAAAEMGRYGVTVNAIAPSARTRMTETVFADMMSTQDAAFDAMAPENVSPLVVWLGSVESREVTGRVFEVEGGIIRVAEGWSRGAEADKGNRWDPAELGPVVTDLLASSRTPLPVFGA; this is encoded by the coding sequence ATGGGATTGCTCGACGGCCGCGCGGTCATCGTCACGGGCGCCGGCGGCGGCATCGGCCGGGCGCACGCGCTGGCCTTCGCCGCGGAGGGAGCGCGGGTCGTGGTCAACGACATCGGCGTCGGCCTCGACGGCTCGCCCGCGGGAGGCGGCAGTGCCGCCCAGTCGGTCGTGGACGAGATCACCGCTGCCGGAGGGCAAGCCGTCACCAGCGGCGCCAACGTCGCCGACTGGGCTCAGGCCGAGGGGCTGATCCAGACGGCCATCGATGCCTTCGGCGCGCTCGACGTCCTGGTGAACAATGCCGGCATCGTGCGAGACCGCATGTTCGCCAACACCTCCGAGGAGGAGTTCGACGCCGTCACCGCCGTCCACCTCAAGGGCCACTTCGCCACCATGCGGCACGCCGCCGCCTACTGGCGTGCGGAGTCGAAGGCCGGCAACACCCGCGACGCCCGCATCGTCAACACCAGTTCCGGTGCGGGACTGCAGGGAAGCGTCGGACAGGCCAACTACAGCGCCGCCAAGGCCGGCATCGCTGCGCTCACGCTGGTCGCCGCCGCCGAGATGGGGCGCTACGGCGTCACCGTGAACGCGATCGCCCCGTCGGCGCGTACCAGGATGACCGAGACGGTCTTCGCGGACATGATGTCGACGCAGGATGCGGCGTTCGACGCCATGGCGCCGGAGAACGTCTCGCCGCTGGTGGTCTGGCTCGGCAGCGTCGAGTCGCGGGAGGTCACCGGCCGCGTGTTCGAGGTCGAGGGCGGCATCATCCGCGTGGCCGAGGGTTGGTCCCGGGGCGCCGAGGCCGACAAGGGCAACCGTTGGGACCCGGCCGAACTCGGCCCGGTGGTGACCGACCTGCTCGCGTCCTCCCGCACCCCGCTGCCGGTGTTCGGCGCCTAG
- a CDS encoding SDR family oxidoreductase has protein sequence MDLRLQGRVVLVTGGVRGVGAGISSVFAAQGATVVTCARRPVDGSPWEFRPCDIRDDDAVEALVEGIAGDHGRLDVVVNNAGGSPYVPAAEASARFSTKIIELNLLGVLSVSTHANAVMQQQDSGGVIVNVSSVSGRRPTPGTVAYGAAKAGVENMTTTLAVEWAPKVRVNTVVVGMVETEQSELFYGDAESIAAISRNVPLGRLAKPDDIGWATAFLASDAASYISGASLEVHGGGEPPHYLSTTTADIK, from the coding sequence ATGGATCTTCGACTGCAGGGCCGCGTGGTGCTGGTGACCGGCGGCGTGCGCGGCGTCGGAGCCGGCATCAGCAGCGTCTTCGCAGCTCAAGGCGCCACCGTCGTGACGTGCGCGCGGCGTCCCGTCGACGGCAGCCCCTGGGAGTTCCGGCCGTGCGACATCCGCGACGACGACGCCGTCGAGGCCCTCGTCGAGGGCATCGCCGGCGACCACGGTCGCCTGGACGTGGTGGTCAACAATGCCGGTGGCTCTCCGTACGTCCCCGCCGCCGAGGCGTCGGCGCGCTTCAGCACGAAGATCATCGAACTCAACCTCCTCGGCGTCCTGTCGGTGTCGACGCACGCCAATGCGGTGATGCAGCAGCAGGATTCGGGTGGGGTCATCGTCAACGTCTCGTCGGTCAGCGGCCGGCGGCCCACGCCCGGCACGGTCGCCTACGGCGCCGCCAAGGCCGGCGTGGAGAACATGACGACCACGCTCGCCGTCGAGTGGGCGCCGAAGGTGCGGGTCAACACCGTCGTGGTCGGCATGGTCGAGACCGAGCAGTCCGAACTCTTCTACGGCGACGCCGAATCCATCGCCGCGATCTCCCGCAACGTGCCGCTCGGCCGACTCGCGAAGCCCGACGACATCGGTTGGGCGACGGCGTTCCTCGCCTCGGATGCCGCGTCGTACATCAGTGGCGCCTCGCTCGAGGTGCACGGCGGGGGAGAGCCGCCGCACTACCTGTCCACCACCACCGCAGACATCAAGTAG
- a CDS encoding type IV toxin-antitoxin system AbiEi family antitoxin produces MTALRSPFIGSEVLATGAISERAMRASHQMIYPGVYLPAGRDPSARERALAAWLWSKRRSIVAGQSAAAMLGAKWVDGRAPAELIHDNRRPPPLITVRADTLLPVEIRDVGGIPVTTPARTGFDLGRHTVSRLTAVQRLDALSHRTSVTVDDLEAVAAAHPGVRGLARLRSVLPLVDGGAESPQETAARLALADAGLPRPETQVDVFGRFGEFIARLDMAYPDVHVGIEYDGAQHWTDPAARQRDIDRLFELTALDWTVIRVSRDLLRYRRPTYVARVEQALRDRGVVW; encoded by the coding sequence ATGACAGCGCTGCGATCGCCGTTCATCGGGTCCGAGGTGCTCGCCACCGGAGCGATCTCCGAACGCGCGATGCGCGCATCCCATCAGATGATCTATCCCGGGGTGTACCTGCCCGCGGGACGAGATCCCTCGGCACGCGAGCGCGCCTTGGCAGCGTGGCTCTGGTCGAAGCGGCGCAGCATCGTCGCCGGCCAGTCCGCCGCCGCGATGCTGGGAGCCAAGTGGGTCGACGGGCGAGCCCCCGCGGAGTTGATCCACGACAATCGCCGTCCGCCGCCGCTCATCACGGTGCGTGCGGACACGCTGCTCCCGGTGGAAATCCGCGACGTGGGAGGGATCCCGGTGACCACGCCGGCGCGGACGGGGTTCGACCTCGGTCGGCATACCGTGAGCCGGCTCACGGCCGTGCAGCGACTCGACGCGCTGTCCCACCGGACGTCGGTCACCGTCGACGACCTCGAGGCGGTCGCCGCCGCGCACCCGGGAGTACGCGGGCTGGCGCGGCTGCGATCGGTGTTGCCCCTCGTCGACGGGGGAGCGGAATCCCCGCAGGAGACCGCCGCCCGACTGGCCCTCGCCGACGCCGGACTGCCGCGGCCCGAGACGCAAGTCGACGTGTTCGGCCGATTCGGTGAATTCATCGCCCGGCTCGACATGGCCTACCCCGATGTTCACGTCGGCATCGAGTACGACGGCGCGCAGCACTGGACGGACCCTGCGGCGCGGCAGCGCGACATCGACCGGCTCTTCGAACTGACCGCACTCGACTGGACCGTCATCCGCGTCAGCCGGGACCTGCTGCGCTACCGCCGACCGACGTACGTCGCACGGGTCGAGCAGGCGCTGCGCGACCGCGGCGTCGTCTGGTGA
- the ipdB gene encoding cholesterol ring-cleaving hydrolase subunit IpdB translates to MTEPTRAEICAVACAELFRDAGEIMVSPMANMVSVGARLARLTFSPDILLTDGEARLLADTPALGATGAIEGWMPFGRVFETLSWGRRHVVMGANQIDRYGNQNLSAFGPIQHPKRQMFGVRGAPGNTINHATSYWVGGHSTRVFGTSVDIVSGIGWDKVDPNNPAFRFANVYRVVSNLGVFDFGGPDRQMRAVSLHPGVDAQEVADNTGFEVHGLDAAEPTRLPSDEELRLIRDVIDPKGLRDREIRS, encoded by the coding sequence ATGACCGAGCCGACCCGTGCCGAGATCTGCGCCGTCGCGTGCGCCGAACTGTTCCGCGACGCCGGCGAGATCATGGTCAGCCCCATGGCCAACATGGTCTCCGTCGGCGCGCGGCTGGCGCGCCTCACGTTCTCGCCGGACATCCTGCTGACCGACGGCGAGGCGCGCCTGCTGGCCGACACGCCCGCACTCGGCGCGACCGGCGCCATCGAGGGCTGGATGCCGTTCGGCCGCGTCTTCGAGACGCTGTCCTGGGGACGGCGCCACGTCGTGATGGGCGCCAACCAGATCGATCGCTACGGCAATCAGAACCTGTCGGCGTTCGGACCGATCCAGCATCCGAAGCGGCAGATGTTCGGCGTGCGCGGCGCTCCCGGCAACACCATCAATCACGCCACCAGCTACTGGGTCGGCGGTCACAGCACCCGCGTGTTCGGCACCAGCGTCGACATCGTGTCCGGGATCGGCTGGGACAAGGTCGATCCAAACAACCCGGCCTTCCGCTTCGCCAACGTCTACCGCGTGGTGAGCAATCTCGGTGTGTTCGACTTCGGTGGTCCGGACCGCCAGATGCGGGCCGTGTCGCTGCATCCGGGTGTCGACGCCCAGGAGGTCGCCGACAACACCGGGTTCGAGGTGCACGGCCTGGACGCCGCCGAACCGACCCGCCTACCGTCGGACGAGGAACTGCGCCTCATCCGCGACGTGATCGACCCGAAGGGGCTGCGCGACCGGGAGATCCGGTCGTGA
- a CDS encoding nitroreductase family deazaflavin-dependent oxidoreductase gives MSDGANPIRNSGLTAWLLKNFSRAHIWAYQHTDGLIGSRLLWLPAALITTTGRRSGKERTTATLCLIDGDRVVLPASYGGRDHDPAWYLNLKEHPRVEVQYGSRTRAMTARDATDDERTSYWPRLTRMYPPYRSYREAADRVIPLVVCEP, from the coding sequence ATGAGCGACGGCGCCAACCCGATCCGCAACTCCGGACTGACGGCCTGGTTGCTGAAGAACTTCTCCCGTGCGCACATCTGGGCCTATCAGCACACCGACGGACTGATCGGCTCCCGGCTGCTGTGGTTGCCCGCAGCGCTCATCACCACGACCGGCCGACGCAGCGGCAAGGAGCGCACGACGGCGACGCTGTGCCTGATCGACGGCGACCGCGTGGTCCTGCCCGCGTCCTACGGCGGTCGCGACCACGACCCGGCGTGGTACCTCAACCTCAAGGAGCATCCCCGGGTCGAGGTGCAGTACGGCTCGCGCACCCGCGCGATGACGGCACGCGACGCGACGGACGACGAGCGGACGTCCTACTGGCCGCGCCTGACCCGGATGTACCCGCCCTACCGCAGCTACCGGGAGGCCGCCGACCGCGTCATCCCGCTCGTGGTCTGCGAACCCTAG
- the ipdA gene encoding cholesterol ring-cleaving hydrolase subunit IpdA, whose product MADKRTTLDDAVASIESGMTIGIGGWGSRRKPMALVRALLRTDVTDLTVVTYGGPDLGLLCSAGKVKRVYYGFVSLDSPPFYDPWFAKARTTGAIEAREMDEGMLRCGLQAAAQRLPFLPIRAGLGSDVRTFWGDELKTVTSPYPTGDGHEELIAMPALNLDAALVHLNVGDAAGNAAYTGIDPYFDDLFLMSARRRLMSVERIVATEELVTSVPPQALLVNRMMVDAVVEAPNGAHFTTAEPDYRRDEKFQRHYAEAAGSEEGWATFVATYLSGSEDDYQAAVQAFTKEQA is encoded by the coding sequence ATGGCGGACAAGCGCACCACCCTCGACGACGCCGTCGCGTCCATCGAGAGCGGCATGACGATCGGCATCGGCGGCTGGGGTTCGCGGCGCAAGCCGATGGCCCTGGTTCGCGCGCTGCTGCGCACCGACGTCACCGACCTCACCGTCGTCACCTACGGCGGACCCGACCTGGGCCTGCTGTGCTCGGCGGGCAAGGTCAAGCGGGTCTACTACGGCTTCGTGTCCCTCGACTCGCCGCCGTTCTACGACCCGTGGTTCGCCAAGGCCCGCACCACCGGCGCCATCGAGGCGCGCGAGATGGACGAGGGCATGCTGCGGTGTGGCTTGCAGGCTGCGGCGCAACGACTTCCGTTCCTTCCGATCCGCGCCGGCCTCGGCAGCGACGTCCGCACGTTCTGGGGCGACGAACTCAAGACCGTCACCTCCCCCTACCCCACGGGCGACGGCCACGAGGAGCTGATCGCCATGCCGGCGCTGAACCTCGACGCCGCGTTGGTGCACCTGAACGTCGGGGACGCCGCCGGCAACGCCGCCTACACCGGCATCGACCCGTACTTCGACGACCTCTTCCTGATGTCCGCACGACGTCGACTGATGTCGGTGGAACGCATCGTCGCCACCGAGGAGCTGGTGACGTCCGTTCCGCCGCAAGCACTCCTGGTCAATCGGATGATGGTCGACGCCGTCGTCGAAGCGCCCAACGGCGCGCACTTCACGACCGCGGAGCCGGACTACCGGCGCGATGAGAAGTTCCAGCGGCACTACGCCGAGGCCGCCGGCTCCGAGGAGGGCTGGGCGACGTTCGTCGCCACGTACCTCTCCGGCAGCGAGGACGACTATCAGGCTGCGGTGCAGGCGTTCACGAAGGAGCAGGCATGA
- a CDS encoding metallophosphoesterase: MFIVILAAVLGVGHLYLWWRLVRGTMAPGRGRRIVTAVLVLLGLLLFGTLVVPRMLDVAEPPWLAWPGYLWLAVVAYLLLAALVAEPIRLLLRPWAKRSTPASPDAPEPGVNRRVFIARATAAAAGAASVGLVGYGAATALGPPNLLRVPVRLRRLDPAFEGYRIAVVSDIHLGPLAGRAHTERIVEVINSADADLVAVVGDLVDGSVGELGGAAAPLRDLSSRDGAFFVTGNHEYFVDDTAEWLRGLERLGVQPLRNESTVIRRGSAAFDLAGVNDIGGARIGDGPDFDRALAATDSARPTVLLAHQPVQVSDAAAHGVDLQLSGHTHGGQMWPFHEVVRLVQPSLAGLSTVDGTQLYVSRGAGFWGPPVRVGAPPDVTVVTLGAS; encoded by the coding sequence ATGTTCATCGTCATCCTGGCCGCCGTGCTGGGAGTGGGGCATCTCTACCTCTGGTGGCGCTTGGTCCGGGGCACCATGGCTCCCGGGCGTGGGCGCCGCATCGTCACGGCGGTGCTGGTGCTGCTGGGCCTGTTGCTGTTCGGGACGCTGGTGGTGCCCCGGATGCTCGACGTCGCCGAGCCGCCGTGGCTGGCATGGCCCGGCTATCTCTGGCTCGCCGTCGTCGCCTATCTGCTCCTGGCCGCACTGGTGGCCGAGCCGATCCGGCTCCTGCTGCGGCCATGGGCGAAGCGCTCGACGCCGGCGTCCCCCGACGCCCCGGAGCCGGGCGTCAACCGCCGCGTCTTCATCGCTCGCGCCACGGCCGCCGCCGCGGGCGCGGCCTCGGTCGGTCTGGTCGGCTACGGCGCTGCCACCGCGCTCGGTCCGCCGAACCTCCTGCGCGTCCCGGTACGCCTGCGCCGACTGGACCCTGCGTTCGAGGGCTACCGCATCGCGGTGGTGAGCGACATCCACCTCGGCCCGCTCGCCGGACGCGCCCACACCGAACGCATCGTCGAGGTGATCAACTCGGCCGACGCCGATCTGGTCGCGGTGGTCGGTGACCTGGTCGACGGCTCGGTCGGCGAGCTGGGCGGCGCCGCGGCGCCACTGCGCGATCTGTCGTCGCGCGACGGCGCCTTCTTCGTCACCGGCAACCACGAGTACTTCGTCGACGACACCGCCGAATGGCTGCGCGGACTCGAGCGATTGGGAGTGCAGCCGCTGCGCAACGAGAGCACCGTGATCCGGCGCGGCAGTGCGGCCTTCGACCTCGCCGGCGTCAACGACATCGGCGGCGCACGGATCGGCGACGGACCGGACTTCGACCGCGCGCTCGCCGCGACCGACTCGGCACGCCCGACGGTGCTGCTCGCTCACCAGCCCGTCCAGGTGTCCGACGCGGCCGCGCACGGCGTCGACCTCCAGCTGTCCGGGCACACCCACGGTGGGCAGATGTGGCCGTTTCACGAGGTGGTGCGGCTGGTGCAGCCGTCGCTGGCCGGATTGTCCACGGTCGACGGTACGCAGCTCTACGTGTCCCGGGGCGCCGGCTTCTGGGGTCCGCCCGTGCGGGTCGGTGCACCGCCGGACGTCACGGTGGTGACGCTCGGCGCCTCCTAG
- the echA20 gene encoding (7aS)-7a-methyl-1,5-dioxo-2,3,5,6,7,7a-hexahydro-1H-indene-carboxyl-CoA hydrolase, protein MTITTKTVEPGIVSVTVDYPPVNAIPSRGWFDLGDAITAAGRERDTHVVVLRAEGRGFNAGVDIKEMQNTEGFTALIDANRGCYHAFRAVYECEVPVVAAVNGFCVGGGIGLVGNADVIVASDDAKFGLPEVERGALGAATHLSRLVPQHMMRRLFFTAATVDAATLHHFGSVHEVVPRADLDEAALRVARDIAAKDTRVIRAAKEALNLIDVQRVNSSYRMEQGFTFELNLAGVADEHRDAFAGTAKGKQ, encoded by the coding sequence GTGACCATCACGACCAAGACCGTGGAGCCGGGCATCGTCTCCGTGACCGTCGACTATCCGCCCGTCAACGCGATTCCGTCGCGGGGATGGTTCGACCTCGGCGACGCCATCACCGCGGCCGGCCGCGAGCGCGATACGCACGTCGTCGTCCTGCGCGCCGAGGGACGCGGCTTCAACGCCGGCGTCGACATCAAGGAAATGCAGAACACCGAGGGGTTCACGGCGTTGATCGACGCCAATCGCGGGTGCTATCACGCCTTCCGGGCGGTCTACGAGTGCGAGGTCCCGGTGGTCGCCGCGGTCAACGGCTTCTGCGTGGGCGGCGGCATCGGCCTGGTCGGCAACGCCGACGTCATCGTCGCCTCCGACGACGCGAAGTTCGGGCTGCCGGAAGTCGAGCGCGGCGCGCTCGGCGCGGCGACGCACCTGTCCCGGCTGGTGCCGCAGCACATGATGCGACGCCTCTTCTTCACCGCGGCCACCGTCGACGCGGCCACGCTGCACCACTTCGGCTCGGTCCACGAGGTGGTGCCGCGCGCCGACCTCGACGAGGCCGCCCTGCGGGTGGCGCGCGACATCGCCGCCAAGGACACCCGCGTCATTCGCGCCGCGAAGGAGGCGCTCAACCTCATCGACGTGCAGCGGGTCAACTCGAGTTACCGCATGGAGCAGGGGTTCACGTTCGAATTGAACCTGGCGGGCGTGGCCGACGAGCACCGCGACGCGTTCGCGGGCACCGCGAAGGGCAAGCAGTGA
- the ipdC gene encoding (3aS,4S,5R,7aS)-5-hydroxy-7a-methyl-1-oxo-octahydro-1H-indene-4-carboxyl-CoA dehydrogenase, whose protein sequence is MTHLETALTRLVGIQHPVVQTGMGWVAGARLVAATSNAGGLGILASATMTLDELATAVTKVKAATDKPFGINIRADAGDAQQRVDLLIREGVKVASFALAPKPDLIAKLKDAGVVVIPSVGLAKHAKKVAGWGADAVIVQGGEGGGHTGPIATTLLLPSVLDAVADTGMPVIAAGGFFDGRGLAAALSYGAAGVAMGTRFLLTSDSTVPDAVKQRYLSAALDGTVVSTRVDGMPHRVLRTGLVEKLESGSPVRGLAAAVANAQKFKKMSGMTWKSMVTDGLAMRHGKDLTWSQVVMAANTPMLLKAGLVEGNTDAGVLASGQVAGILADLPSCAELVPAIVDDAVSHLRGAARYIVD, encoded by the coding sequence GTGACTCACCTCGAGACGGCGTTGACGCGCCTGGTGGGTATCCAGCATCCCGTCGTCCAGACCGGCATGGGGTGGGTGGCGGGCGCCCGGCTGGTGGCGGCCACGTCGAATGCCGGCGGGCTCGGCATCCTCGCGTCGGCCACCATGACGCTCGACGAACTCGCGACCGCCGTGACCAAGGTCAAGGCCGCCACCGACAAACCGTTCGGCATCAACATTCGCGCCGACGCCGGCGACGCCCAGCAGCGCGTCGACCTCCTGATCCGCGAAGGAGTCAAAGTCGCCTCCTTCGCCCTGGCTCCCAAGCCCGACCTGATCGCCAAACTCAAGGACGCCGGCGTCGTCGTCATCCCGTCCGTCGGGTTGGCCAAGCACGCGAAGAAGGTCGCCGGCTGGGGTGCCGACGCCGTGATCGTGCAGGGCGGCGAGGGCGGCGGGCACACCGGCCCGATCGCCACGACGCTGCTGTTGCCCTCGGTCCTCGACGCCGTGGCCGACACCGGGATGCCGGTGATCGCGGCGGGCGGCTTCTTCGACGGCCGTGGCCTGGCGGCGGCGCTGTCCTACGGGGCGGCCGGCGTGGCGATGGGCACGCGCTTCCTGCTGACGTCGGACTCCACGGTCCCCGACGCGGTGAAGCAGCGCTACCTGTCGGCGGCACTGGACGGCACGGTGGTCTCGACGCGCGTCGACGGCATGCCGCACCGCGTGCTGCGCACCGGGCTGGTCGAGAAGCTGGAAAGCGGTTCGCCGGTGCGGGGTCTCGCCGCCGCGGTGGCCAACGCGCAGAAGTTCAAGAAGATGTCCGGGATGACCTGGAAGTCGATGGTCACCGACGGGTTGGCGATGCGGCACGGCAAGGACCTGACGTGGTCGCAGGTCGTCATGGCGGCCAACACCCCGATGCTGCTGAAGGCCGGCCTGGTCGAGGGCAACACCGACGCCGGTGTGCTGGCGTCCGGTCAGGTGGCCGGCATCCTCGCCGACCTGCCGTCCTGTGCGGAACTCGTGCCGGCGATCGTCGACGACGCGGTCAGCCACCTGCGCGGCGCGGCCCGCTACATCGTCGACTGA
- a CDS encoding nitroreductase family deazaflavin-dependent oxidoreductase, whose protein sequence is MAEASRPLSPKQIQSLNSAKVGTAIKWMSKAQTWIFKKSNGKLGNTFLRGTEVGILTTTGRKSGEPRDSPLLFLQEGERIVLVASQGGRATDPMWYLNLKANPRITFQTKRGRYALTARDATDAERDEYWPKLDAMYPDFANYRSYTDRKIPIVICDP, encoded by the coding sequence ATGGCAGAAGCGTCTCGGCCCCTGAGCCCCAAGCAGATCCAGAGCCTCAACTCGGCGAAGGTCGGCACCGCCATCAAGTGGATGTCGAAGGCGCAGACCTGGATCTTCAAGAAGTCGAACGGCAAGCTCGGCAACACGTTCCTCCGCGGTACCGAGGTCGGCATCCTCACCACGACCGGGCGGAAGTCCGGTGAGCCCCGGGACAGCCCGCTGCTGTTCCTACAGGAGGGCGAACGCATCGTGTTGGTCGCCTCGCAGGGCGGCCGCGCCACCGACCCGATGTGGTACCTCAACCTGAAGGCCAACCCGCGCATCACCTTTCAGACCAAGCGCGGCCGCTACGCACTGACAGCACGCGATGCCACGGACGCCGAGCGCGACGAGTACTGGCCCAAGCTCGACGCCATGTATCCCGACTTCGCGAACTACCGGTCCTACACCGACCGCAAGATCCCGATCGTCATCTGCGACCCCTAG
- a CDS encoding cytochrome P450 — MIPSDFDFLDATLNLERLPVEELAELRASEPIHWVDVPGGTGGFGDKGYWLVTKHADVKEVSKRNDVFGSSPDGAIPTWPQDMTRDAIDLQKAVLLNMDAPQHTRLRKIISRGFTPRAVGRLEEELRSRAQRIAETAAAEGTGDFVEQVSCELPLQAIAGLLGVPQEDRDKLFRWSNEMTAGEDPEYADVDPAMSSFELITYAMKMAEERSKNPTDDIVTQLIEADVEGEKLSDDEFGFFVVMLAVAGNETTRNSITHGMIAFSQFPEQWELYKKERPGTAADEIVRWATPVSAFQRTALEDVDLGGVRISKGQRVVMSYRSANFDEEVFDEPHQFDILRSPNPHVGFGGTGAHYCIGANLARMTINLIFNAVADAMPDLKPIGEPERLKSGWLNGIKHWQVDYTGKGAVTA; from the coding sequence ATGATCCCCTCTGACTTCGACTTCCTGGACGCGACACTCAACCTCGAGCGGCTGCCCGTCGAGGAACTGGCGGAGCTGCGCGCGTCCGAGCCGATCCACTGGGTCGACGTGCCCGGTGGGACCGGCGGTTTCGGCGACAAGGGCTACTGGCTGGTGACCAAGCACGCGGACGTCAAGGAGGTGTCGAAGCGCAACGACGTGTTCGGCAGCTCGCCCGACGGTGCGATCCCGACGTGGCCGCAGGACATGACGCGCGACGCGATCGACCTGCAGAAGGCCGTGCTGTTGAACATGGACGCCCCCCAGCACACCCGGCTGCGGAAGATCATCTCCCGCGGGTTCACCCCGCGTGCGGTCGGACGGCTGGAGGAGGAACTGCGCAGCCGCGCCCAGCGGATCGCCGAGACCGCGGCCGCGGAGGGCACCGGCGACTTCGTCGAGCAGGTGTCCTGCGAGCTGCCGCTGCAGGCCATCGCCGGCCTACTGGGCGTGCCGCAGGAGGACCGCGACAAGCTGTTCCGCTGGTCGAACGAGATGACCGCCGGCGAGGATCCCGAATACGCCGACGTGGATCCCGCGATGTCGTCGTTCGAACTCATCACCTATGCGATGAAGATGGCCGAGGAGCGGTCCAAGAACCCGACCGACGACATCGTCACGCAGCTCATCGAGGCCGACGTGGAGGGCGAGAAGCTCTCCGACGACGAGTTCGGCTTCTTCGTCGTGATGCTCGCGGTGGCGGGCAACGAGACCACCCGCAACTCCATCACGCACGGCATGATCGCCTTCTCGCAGTTCCCCGAGCAGTGGGAGCTGTACAAGAAGGAGCGGCCCGGCACGGCGGCCGACGAGATCGTCCGCTGGGCGACGCCGGTGTCGGCCTTCCAGCGCACCGCGCTCGAGGACGTCGACCTCGGCGGCGTCCGCATCTCGAAGGGCCAGCGCGTCGTGATGTCCTACCGCTCGGCGAACTTCGACGAAGAGGTCTTCGACGAGCCGCACCAGTTCGACATCCTGCGCAGCCCCAACCCGCACGTCGGGTTCGGCGGCACGGGCGCGCACTACTGCATCGGCGCCAACCTGGCGCGCATGACGATCAACCTCATCTTCAACGCCGTGGCGGACGCGATGCCCGACCTGAAGCCAATCGGCGAGCCCGAGCGGTTGAAGTCCGGCTGGCTCAACGGCATCAAGCACTGGCAGGTGGACTACACCGGCAAGGGCGCGGTCACCGCGTAG
- a CDS encoding steroid 3-ketoacyl-CoA thiolase — translation MGNPVIVEATRSPIGKRNGWLSGLHATELLGATQRGLVERAGIDPAEVEQVVGGCVTQFGEQSNNITRVGWLVAGLPEHVGAMTVDCQCGSGQQANGVVAGLIAAGAIDVGIACGIEAMSRVGLGANAGPDRSIIRPASWDIDLPDQFTAAERIAKRRGITREEIDQFGLDSQRKAAQAWAEGRFDREISGIEAPVLDENKQPTSDRHVVTKDQGLRDTTLEGLASLKPVIEGGIHTAGTSSQISDGAAAVLWMDEDKARALGLRPRARIVSQALVGAEPYYHLDGPVQSTTKVLEKAGMKMGDIDVVEINEAFASVVLSWARVHEPDMDIVNVNGGAIALGHPVGSTGSRLITTALHELERTDKSTALITMCAGGALSTGTIIERI, via the coding sequence ATGGGTAACCCTGTCATCGTCGAAGCCACCCGCAGCCCCATCGGCAAGCGCAACGGATGGTTGTCCGGCCTGCACGCCACGGAGCTGCTGGGAGCCACTCAGCGGGGCCTCGTCGAGAGGGCCGGCATCGACCCCGCCGAGGTGGAACAGGTCGTCGGCGGCTGCGTCACGCAGTTCGGCGAGCAGTCCAACAACATCACCCGCGTCGGGTGGCTGGTGGCCGGTCTGCCCGAACACGTCGGCGCGATGACGGTGGACTGCCAGTGCGGCAGCGGACAGCAGGCCAACGGCGTGGTCGCCGGATTGATCGCCGCCGGCGCCATCGACGTCGGCATCGCCTGCGGCATCGAGGCGATGAGCCGCGTGGGGCTCGGCGCCAACGCCGGTCCGGACCGCAGCATCATCCGCCCGGCGTCGTGGGACATCGATCTGCCCGACCAGTTCACGGCGGCCGAGCGCATCGCCAAGCGGCGCGGCATCACCCGCGAGGAGATCGACCAGTTCGGCCTCGACTCGCAGCGCAAGGCCGCCCAGGCCTGGGCCGAGGGCCGCTTCGACCGCGAGATCAGCGGCATCGAGGCACCGGTCCTCGACGAGAACAAGCAGCCGACCAGTGACCGTCACGTGGTCACCAAGGACCAGGGCTTGCGCGACACCACGCTCGAGGGGTTGGCGTCGCTCAAGCCGGTCATCGAGGGCGGCATCCACACCGCGGGGACCTCGTCGCAGATCTCCGACGGCGCCGCCGCGGTGCTCTGGATGGACGAGGACAAGGCCCGCGCGCTGGGATTGCGTCCGCGTGCCCGGATCGTCAGCCAGGCGCTCGTCGGCGCCGAGCCCTACTACCACCTCGACGGTCCGGTGCAGTCGACCACGAAGGTGCTCGAGAAGGCCGGCATGAAGATGGGCGACATCGACGTCGTCGAGATCAACGAGGCGTTCGCATCGGTCGTGCTGTCCTGGGCCCGCGTGCACGAGCCCGACATGGACATCGTCAACGTCAACGGCGGCGCCATCGCCCTCGGCCATCCGGTGGGGAGCACCGGCAGCCGGCTGATCACCACGGCCCTGCACGAACTCGAGCGCACCGACAAGTCCACCGCGCTCATCACGATGTGCGCCGGCGGAGCCCTCTCGACGGGCACGATCATCGAGCGGATCTAG